The Planococcus liqunii genome includes a region encoding these proteins:
- a CDS encoding IS3 family transposase (programmed frameshift) produces MGKNVYSSEIKWAVVKDKMNGELTNKEIMEKYGIKNYSQIKTWMRWYRNNEIHRFDQPIGKQYSFGHGPEFASEVEKKDRQNAHLKMENDILKKVFGDQKGVGKQVVLQLVETYRKKYTVSVILSALGVPRSTYYRWMADGPTSDMTQVEKDIIAICKKTKYRFGHRKIKKLLQKDYKTTRHRNTVQRIMQKHNLQCRVKKKRKWKSQGESVIVAPNRLERNFTAAAPNEKWVTDITYIQYGSSTLYLSTIMDLYNNEIVAYKLYDHQQTPLVIDTLKEALKLRSYPEGITIHSDQGSVYTSSAYQNLIQEKHAVSSMSRRGNCWDNAVIESFHSNIKSEEFQYVKFNSLNNFQVVEKVNEYMRYYNEDRILEKLGYLAPKEFGAQAA; encoded by the exons ATGGGCAAAAACGTATATTCTAGCGAGATTAAATGGGCTGTTGTAAAAGATAAGATGAATGGGGAGTTAACCAACAAGGAGATTATGGAGAAGTATGGGATTAAAAACTATTCCCAAATTAAGACCTGGATGAGATGGTATCGGAATAATGAAATTCATCGTTTTGACCAGCCAATTGGCAAGCAATATAGCTTTGGACACGGACCGGAATTCGCCAGTGAAGTGGAAAAGAAAGATCGCCAAAATGCGCATTTGAAAATGGAGAATGACATCTTAA AAAAAGTATTTGGAGATCAAAAAGGAGTTGGAAAACAAGTAGTTCTTCAACTTGTGGAGACCTACCGCAAGAAGTATACCGTCTCGGTGATTCTTTCTGCATTAGGTGTGCCACGTTCCACCTATTACCGGTGGATGGCCGACGGCCCTACCAGTGACATGACACAAGTAGAGAAAGATATTATCGCGATATGTAAGAAAACGAAATACCGCTTTGGCCATCGGAAAATCAAGAAACTACTCCAAAAAGACTACAAGACCACGAGACATCGCAATACCGTTCAGCGCATCATGCAAAAACACAACCTGCAATGCCGGGTGAAGAAGAAACGGAAATGGAAATCACAGGGGGAATCGGTCATTGTGGCACCGAACCGGTTGGAACGGAATTTTACTGCCGCTGCCCCTAACGAGAAATGGGTGACGGATATTACCTATATCCAATACGGAAGTTCGACGCTTTACTTGTCGACAATCATGGACCTATACAACAACGAAATCGTTGCGTACAAGCTCTACGACCATCAGCAGACGCCGCTCGTTATCGATACATTGAAGGAGGCGCTGAAACTGCGGAGCTATCCCGAGGGGATTACCATCCATTCCGATCAAGGCAGCGTCTACACGTCGTCTGCCTATCAGAATTTGATTCAGGAGAAACACGCCGTGAGCAGCATGTCGCGGCGCGGAAACTGTTGGGATAACGCAGTGATTGAATCGTTCCATTCGAATATCAAGTCGGAAGAATTTCAATACGTCAAATTCAATTCGTTGAACAACTTTCAAGTCGTCGAGAAAGTAAACGAATATATGCGCTACTACAACGAAGACCGGATTCTCGAAAAATTAGGCTACCTGGCACCCAAGGAATTTGGGGCGCAAGCAGCCTAA